Genomic DNA from Paenibacillus borealis:
ATATTAGTCTCGTTATTGATTCTAACAGACGATTCCAAACTTTTAAGTATAAAGATAATCCCCTTTTTGTTCTTATTATGTAGATAATAAGTTGCTAATTCAGCGAGAAATCTGGCGTATTGGTTGGCTATAACTTGTTTGTTATGAACAATGCCATACTCTGCAAGATTTGTCCGGTAAGGGATGTAGGCTGCAAACCTTTCAAGAATTGAATCAACATTCCAATCATAGCGGTTAGCCGATGAGGTAATATTGTACAAAGCTAAGAATATCTCATCTGGTCGCTCAGAGATAAAATCGACATATTCTGAGAGAACTTCATAATGCCCTGCCATCACCCGATAGAGTAGGCGGTTCGCGGTACCCCACTCCTGGAACTGGGCTACAGTCCGCTTCACTTCTTCATTATCTTCCTGTATCCAGCTTCCATCCATATAGAGGGACACCCAATCCAATGCCGATTGATAGTCACCTATTTCCTCACACACACTTGAACGGATAAGCTGTGCGTACAGGATGTAGAAGTATAGGGGTTTCTCAGTTTTTCTCTCGTTGTCTTCTCTACGGTCCGACTGACGCTGGAGATTATAACGAAGAGTCGCTAATTGCAGCATCTCCTTCGCCAGCTCATCCACCTTATGCCACTTATGCATTGAAACATAAACATGAGCGAGATGCTTCAACCCGTCCAATTGATCCGCTTCATCCAGCCGGTCCAGGTAACATTCAAAGAGATGCGCCGCCTGCAAATTCCGCGTCTGGTCGTCACCAATGGCGATTCGGAATAGACGGTATTGGCATACCGCGAGTCTCTCGGAATTCTGATACTTCTCACTGGCACTCACATTCTTATACAACAATTCGGCAGCTTGCCACAGCCCCTCTTGAAACAGTCCTTCAGCCACTTCGAACAGCATGGGGGCATAGGTCAGATTCTCTAGCAGATTCTGAACAACCTGTTCAACGCAATCCAGACGGCCTAGCGCGGCTGACCGCACAAGAAAAGGCCGCAGACGCCGCCAGGTTGGTGACGAATAATAGAAACATTCATCCACGTATAAGCTGTAGAAATAGTCCTCCGGCAGATCCATCGCCTTGGTGATTCGCTCCAGATGGTCCATAGCAATCGGCTGTTGACC
This window encodes:
- a CDS encoding helix-turn-helix domain-containing protein, yielding MVPATTMIRDALATYLSQKRMSINQFSGLSGINSGTLSRILSGQQPIAMDHLERITKAMDLPEDYFYSLYVDECFYYSSPTWRRLRPFLVRSAALGRLDCVEQVVQNLLENLTYAPMLFEVAEGLFQEGLWQAAELLYKNVSASEKYQNSERLAVCQYRLFRIAIGDDQTRNLQAAHLFECYLDRLDEADQLDGLKHLAHVYVSMHKWHKVDELAKEMLQLATLRYNLQRQSDRREDNERKTEKPLYFYILYAQLIRSSVCEEIGDYQSALDWVSLYMDGSWIQEDNEEVKRTVAQFQEWGTANRLLYRVMAGHYEVLSEYVDFISERPDEIFLALYNITSSANRYDWNVDSILERFAAYIPYRTNLAEYGIVHNKQVIANQYARFLAELATYYLHNKNKKGIIFILKSLESSVRINNETNIIKCVDLFEQHRHLADEEEQAQYKLLIREVQDSHEKKIVQASSFL